Within the Acidobacteriota bacterium genome, the region GGTTAAGGAAGTTGGCAGCGTTGCGCCCGGCAAATCCTTGATGCGTTTCGGTTGTTTGGCGAATTCGGAACCGAATATCAATAAACCTTTTGACGCTTTGACGACGAACGCGCCCGCGCCGAAAAGTTTTCCAGTCCAATCGGGCGCATTACCGGCAACCCCCATAAGCGATGCATTGGTGCCTTTGTAGCCGACGTTAATCAATATCGGCAGATGTTTGACCTGAGTAATGGTTTTGGTTGCAACGATGTAAACATCGCCGTTTTTGGTTTCCTTGTTGGTGAGCACACCGCCCACACGTTTGACCTGAGTGCGCGCCACAAAGCCTACGGAAACCGCCGGGACAAAATTGTTTTTACCGGCATTTTCAGTGACCAGATTGGCTTTGCCATGAAAGATGTTAAAGCCTTCTTTAAAAAGCGAACTGAAAACCGGTGTGCTGCCTTCGGCTGCGCCATTGCGCGTGTAACCGAATTCCAACCGTTTGGCGATGCCGACGGTGATCGAGCCTTGAAAATGATTGCCAATCACGCTGCCGGCATTTAAATAGTGAAAGCTGACGTTCGGGTGACCGATGCCTTTAACCGGCGAATCGCTGGTATAGGCAAAAGGGGTGATAAACGCTCCCGTTTGACCTTCCCAGTTCAAACTCTGAGCCGAAGTTGTCGACGCCGAGAAGAGTGTTAAGGCAAAGACGAAAGCGCAGGCAAAAACAATATGGGAAAAAAGTTTACCTCCACGCGAAGCGATATGAGTTGATAATTGATTCATTCCCTGATCCTCCAGTAATTGAGATTGAGGTTAGTCCTTCGCCTGGCAATTTGCTGAGGCGAAGGTTATGAATGGTTTAAATCACACGAATGAAATACCCATGTGACTCGGTATGTATGAAAGAAAAAATAATGACTTCTCCTTACTACAACTGACCGTTTATTTGGTCTTCGGGCGCTCAGTCGGCATGATGAACGTCATATCAAAGGTTTCTCTGGTATTGTCGGGCGTCACTGCGCCGACGATTTGAAAATAATTGACGCCCGGTTGCGCTTGATTAGGCTCCAGCGCAATTTCAAATTCGGTTTGCACCTCTTCACCGGCTTGCAGCGGCAGGGGATTATCAGCCACCACGATTTGCGCATCAGGTAAATTATTGAGTGACAGCGTGAGCAGCGCATCTTTTTTACCGCGATTGGCAACCGTCATGCGGAATTGATTGTAAATTCTGCCGTCTTCGCCGATGCGATACATGGTTGTGCGAATCGGCGCAATTTTCACGAGCACGTTATCGCGCATCGAAAGCGCCACAAACAGACCGGAGGCATAAAACAAAATAATCAACAGCACCACCATGCGTTTGGCATCTCTCAGTCCCAGACGGCGAAGCCACGGCACTTTTTTATCGTTTAGATATTCGCCCTTTTCGCCCCACGTATAGTGAATCAAACTCTCTTTGCCGAAACGTCCGAGCACGTCCGCGCAGGCATCGATGCATTCGCCGCAATGAATACATTCGATTTGATAAGGCGATTTGCGAATGTCTATGCCCATATGACAAATGCGCACGCATTTTTTGCATTCGATACAGGTTTTGTCTTCATCGCGATAATGCACGATGAGCGTGTTGTTGTCGCCGAGGATGCCTTGCAGATAACCGTAAGGGCATATGGTGGTGCAGAATTTCTGGCGCACCAAAGTGAAATCCAAAAAGGTGATGAGCGTGGTTGCCGCGCCCGCAATGCCCCCGGCGGTTTGAATATCGAGTGAAGCTAAACGCCAGAATAAATCGCGCGGCTCGACGAAGTAGGAAATAAACACGAAAGCCAAAAATATCGAAGCCAGACCGAGCACGCTGTAAAATCCGATGCGGCTCAGGAGTTGGCGTTTTTTGGCATCCATTTTGATGAAGCGTTTGTTGATGACGCGGCGGATTTTGTCTTCGACGGCAAGCGAGGCTTCACTGAAAATCATCTGCGGGCAGAGGTAGCTGCAATAGATTCTGCCATAGAGCATGGATGCCGCGGCGATGACGAACAAGGTAAACATCATGGCGAAAAAGATAATGGCAAATTCATTAATCCAGAGTTCGTAACCCGCGAAATAAAAACGCTGACGCGGAATGTCAAAGCGCATCACATTAAAAAAGGGAAGAATTAAAAATCCGATAAAACATAAAGACTGCACGATTCGGCGGCTGCGGTGATAAGTCTTCTGCTTTGGAACTGGAGTCACCGCAGGCTTCAGTGATGGTTTTTTCGACTGGATAACCGGAAGCGGTTTGGGTTCAGTCGTAACGAGGTTTTTCATGATAAGGCTCATATTTCAGTTTCAGTTCAGTAGCCCGACCGTCAGGGAGGGCGCTCAAATGCCTGCGCTAACTTTTGGGCTACTGATGACATTCGGTTGGCGCGCTGCCCGATATGAACGGCATCACACCGCGCCAAACCAAAAATGCGCCAAGCAGCGTGACACTGACGGCTGCCAGACGGCTCCCCCATCTGCCTAATTTCAAACTGATGACCGACGAAAACATACCGAGCACCAATAAAGCACTGGTTGTGCCCAGTCCAAACGCCAACATGGTGAGCGCCCCTGCCAGCATCTCGCCGGTTGCAATCGCCCTCAGCAAAGCTGCGTAAACCAGTCCACAAGGCAGAAATCCGAGCATCACGCCAAGCGAAAATTTGCTGAGAATCGTCGGCGACGAGAGACGCCAACCGATGGGGTTTAACCACCGCGATAAGCTTTTGAGCGGGTCAAATCTTTGCAGGTTGCGGCTGGGGATTAAATCAAGCATGAGCAAACCCGCGATAACCATTAACGCGCCGCCAATGATTGCCGCAATATTGCCCACGCCTGCGAGTTTGCCGATAAAACCGATTGTGCCGCCCGCCAAACCTGCCATCAAGCCGAGTACGGTATAAGTTAAAATTCTCCCCGCGTTGTAGGAGAGGTGAGCAAAAAATTGCTGTCTTCGCGTGTGCTTACCCAATGGCAAACTGTAAGACAGCACAATCGGTCCGCACATTTGCACACAATGCAAACTACTCACAAGTCCTAATGCAAAAATCAGGTAAAATTCCCCAAAGCTCATCACGAATCTCTAATTGTGCAATTCGTGTGCCTTGTGGACAGAGCAATAGCCGGAAGGGAGATGAACAGAGGAATGCATTCAGAAGTCTTTTTACTGGGAGCGTGGACGGTTCAATCCGCGTCTTCAAATAATCGGGCAGGGAGGTTCTCGCCCGCGTTATTCATATAGGGATGATGCTTCCTTCCCAGTAAAAAGGGCAAAGCATATGGCAACGACGGATTTTGAGAACCACTATCCTACCAGAGAGCTTCTGTTTGCGTAATTGATTTTGGGATTCGCAACCCCAACTGTCGAACACTCCCGATAAAAATCGAAACGCTTCATGGTGACCGCCTGTGTCGGACACCGCGACGCGCACATGGCGCAACGTATACAAATCGATTCGTCCTTGAGCATCACCGCGCCGAGTTCCTGCAATTCTTCATCAGTGTAATCCTGCAAATCTTCAGCCTGAATATCCCAGGTTTCCGAAGCCAGATTCATCAGGTAATCATCATTGCGCAATTGGTCAAGACCAACCAGTTTGATGACATTTTGCGGACAAACATCCACGCACCCATTACAGGCAATGCAAATCGAGGTATCGAAAACCGTGTTGATATTGCAGCGCAAACACCGCGCCGCCTGACGACGGGCTTCGCTTTCCGCGAAGTTCAATTCGGTGATGTTGAGCGTTGAAGCGCGCGTTTCGCTTTCCAATGCCGGTGGATTTTCGCGCTCGAAACGTTCCCAACCTTTGACCATCGTATACTCGGCGGGCAACCAGCGTTTACGAACCACCACATCGGTGCGCGTGCCGCGCAGATAGTCATGCATGGAACGCGCGGCAATTTGTGCCGAAGCGATGGCGTGAATGAAAAGCCTCGGGCCGTGGGCGATGTCGCCGCAAGCGAATATATCCGGCGCTGTGGTTTGATAAGTATCCGGGTCAACTTTAATCAACCCGCGTTCGATTTCTACGCCGTCTTCGGGTTTCAAAAAACTCAAATCGGAAGTTTGCCCGATGGCAAAGAGCACTGTATCAGCATGAATGTCTTCGATAAACGAGTCATCGAATTTCGGACTGA harbors:
- a CDS encoding 4Fe-4S dicluster domain-containing protein, producing MKNLVTTEPKPLPVIQSKKPSLKPAVTPVPKQKTYHRSRRIVQSLCFIGFLILPFFNVMRFDIPRQRFYFAGYELWINEFAIIFFAMMFTLFVIAAASMLYGRIYCSYLCPQMIFSEASLAVEDKIRRVINKRFIKMDAKKRQLLSRIGFYSVLGLASIFLAFVFISYFVEPRDLFWRLASLDIQTAGGIAGAATTLITFLDFTLVRQKFCTTICPYGYLQGILGDNNTLIVHYRDEDKTCIECKKCVRICHMGIDIRKSPYQIECIHCGECIDACADVLGRFGKESLIHYTWGEKGEYLNDKKVPWLRRLGLRDAKRMVVLLIILFYASGLFVALSMRDNVLVKIAPIRTTMYRIGEDGRIYNQFRMTVANRGKKDALLTLSLNNLPDAQIVVADNPLPLQAGEEVQTEFEIALEPNQAQPGVNYFQIVGAVTPDNTRETFDMTFIMPTERPKTK
- a CDS encoding sulfite exporter TauE/SafE family protein, producing MSFGEFYLIFALGLVSSLHCVQMCGPIVLSYSLPLGKHTRRQQFFAHLSYNAGRILTYTVLGLMAGLAGGTIGFIGKLAGVGNIAAIIGGALMVIAGLLMLDLIPSRNLQRFDPLKSLSRWLNPIGWRLSSPTILSKFSLGVMLGFLPCGLVYAALLRAIATGEMLAGALTMLAFGLGTTSALLVLGMFSSVISLKLGRWGSRLAAVSVTLLGAFLVWRGVMPFISGSAPTECHQ